Proteins found in one Desulfosporosinus sp. Sb-LF genomic segment:
- a CDS encoding helix-turn-helix domain-containing protein, whose translation MEDFHLCPKFEAANEIIGKRWTGLIVRILLTGPKRFKEMTEMIPNVSSKVLTERLKELESVGIVTRDVYPDMPVRIEYCLSEKGKELLPVVDELQKWADKWLSIKQIGKDE comes from the coding sequence ATGGAAGATTTCCATTTGTGTCCAAAATTCGAAGCTGCAAACGAAATCATTGGCAAACGATGGACAGGTCTCATTGTTCGGATCTTGCTAACGGGACCAAAGCGGTTTAAAGAAATGACTGAAATGATACCGAATGTAAGTAGTAAGGTATTAACAGAACGTTTGAAAGAACTCGAATCGGTCGGTATTGTTACTCGTGATGTCTATCCTGATATGCCTGTACGGATTGAATACTGTTTATCGGAAAAGGGTAAGGAGCTACTACCCGTCGTTGACGAGCTACAGAAATGGGCAGATAAGTGGTTAAGTATTAAGCAAATAGGAAAAGACGAGTAA
- a CDS encoding cell wall-binding repeat-containing protein gives MKFQKVKILFISIIVLLSTVLPATTANALLEQYTTKRIGGQTRFDTAIEVSKEFVAKAKKPVDSVILCTAYGYADSVSVTPFAVYVNAPILLTDKEFLTPSTQARIIEMNTKKVYVIGGTGVISDNVLSTLSGMGISVERIAGVNRFDTNRLILAKIPQDLWGANPKFIDGYDVFVGLTVTVDTIEQDNTNKINPIILTDENGDENDPYSTRSQYYKNIVTTLYNIYGYKFHPFCMSSYGLSTNDKAIETYGLSFSDKLSESKLNGDSASATNNSLFASKFVSHPYATNSVLITTGLNYIDAISTGPLAAITYSPIVYKLPSNNYYYTFSSAYKACYNDVQTVYYIGGSVVVPDGSESILK, from the coding sequence ATGAAATTTCAAAAGGTCAAAATTCTATTTATTTCAATCATAGTATTATTATCAACAGTCTTACCCGCAACTACAGCCAATGCTCTTTTGGAGCAGTACACAACCAAGAGAATAGGTGGGCAGACAAGATTTGACACCGCCATTGAAGTATCAAAAGAATTTGTAGCTAAGGCTAAAAAACCAGTAGATTCAGTTATTTTATGTACTGCTTATGGCTATGCTGATAGCGTTTCGGTTACTCCGTTTGCAGTATATGTAAATGCACCTATTCTATTAACTGATAAAGAATTTCTGACTCCATCAACACAGGCAAGAATTATTGAAATGAACACAAAAAAAGTTTATGTAATCGGTGGTACTGGAGTAATATCAGATAATGTATTGTCTACGTTAAGTGGTATGGGTATATCTGTTGAAAGAATTGCAGGAGTTAATAGATTTGATACAAATCGACTAATATTAGCAAAAATACCACAAGACTTATGGGGTGCTAATCCAAAATTCATTGATGGTTATGATGTTTTTGTTGGATTAACTGTAACAGTTGATACTATTGAACAAGATAATACGAATAAGATAAATCCAATAATCTTAACTGATGAAAATGGTGATGAAAATGATCCTTATTCAACAAGATCACAATATTATAAGAATATCGTGACTACACTATACAATATATATGGCTATAAGTTTCATCCATTTTGTATGAGTAGCTATGGTCTTTCTACGAACGATAAAGCTATTGAAACATATGGTTTAAGTTTCAGTGATAAATTATCAGAATCAAAACTTAATGGTGATTCTGCTTCTGCAACAAATAACTCTCTATTTGCAAGTAAGTTTGTTTCACATCCATATGCTACTAATAGTGTTCTGATAACTACTGGGCTTAATTATATCGATGCTATAAGTACTGGTCCATTAGCGGCAATCACTTATAGCCCAATAGTTTATAAATTACCAAGTAATAATTATTATTATACATTTTCTAGTGCTTATAAAGCATGTTACAATGATGTGCAAACTGTTTATTACATTGGTGGATCGGTTGTTGTTCCAGATGGTTCTGAAAGCATCTTGAAATGA